TCCTCGTCAGCGGAAACAACGCCTACGCCCTCAACACCACCACCGTCTCCGGAGTCACCCATATCCTCGCCGGCGCGGGCACCCCGCAGGATGTCACCAGCGGTCTCACCGGCGGCCAGCTCGGCGGCATCCTCGAGGCCCGCGATCAGCAGATCCCCACCTTCTCAAGCCAACTCGACCAACTCGCCTATGCCATCGGCACGCAGCTCAATCAGCGGAACCAGCAGGGCTTCGACGACAATGGTAACCCGGGCCAGGCTCTCTTCATCCTTCCCGCCACCGCCAGCGGAGCCGCGGCCACCATCGCCGTCGCAACCACCAACCCGCAAGCCATCGCCGCAGCTGCTAGCGGCGAAGGCTCCTCCGGCAGCGGCAACGCTCTAGCCATGAGCGATCTCGCCGACACCTCCATAGTCTCTGGACAAACCGCCTCCGGCTTCTTCGCCACCTTTCTCGGACAGCTCGGGAGCGCCGCGGCACAGGCCAACACCGACAACACCACGCAGCAGGCCACGCTCTCCCAGCTCACCACGCAGCGCGACTCGCTCTCCGGCGTCTCGCTCGACGAAGAGGCCGCAAACCTCACCCAATACCAGCGCTCCTACGAGGCCGCCGCCAAGGTCTTCACCATCGTCGACACCCTTCTCGCCAACGCCATCAATCTCGGAGAACAAACCACCGTCTCCTAGCGGAAATCCTGGGCCCCACGCCTGATACAAGCCCGAAATGAGAAAACCAATGCGAGCCGATCCCCACTACCAAAACCTCACCTGGGCCATCGACCGAGCCACCAGCAACACTCAGTCGCTCACCTCCGAGCTCTCCAGCGGCCTGCGCGTCTCCTCGCTCTCCGACGACCCTCTCGCCGCCGCACAAAGCAGCCAGCTCTCCAGCGCCATCTCCCGCGACGACACCTTCGTCCAGACCGCCTCCACCGAATCCTCCATCATGCAGGCCACCGACTCCACACTCGCCGAAGTTGTCAGCCAACTTACCTCGGCCGTCAGTCTCTCCGTCTCAGCCACCAACGGCACCAACAACGCCGCGAATCTCTCCACCCTCGCCCAGCAGCTCACCGCCGTCCGTGACCAGGTCCTCTCGCTCGCCAATACCAGCTATCAGGGGACCTACCTCTTCGGCGGAAGCCAGAACGCCACTGCTCCCTTCACCCTCGACACCTCCACCCAGCCCGCTACCGTCACCTACAACGGCGACACCAACCTCAACCACATCGAGACCCCCAGCGGCCAGAGGCTCCAGACCAATCTCCCCGGCTCCTCCATCTTCGGCTCCGGCTCCTCAGGAGTCTTCGGCGCGATCAACCAGATCATCGCCGACCTCGCCACAGGAGCCTCCGCCTCCACCCTCAGCACCGACAGCTCCGCCCTGACCACTGCCCTCGGCCATGTCTCCACCCAGCGCAGTGTCCTCGACAGCTCCCTCAGCCAGCTCCAGTCTGTCAGCACCTACACCCAGACCCAAGAGGCGCAGCTCAAGGTCCAGCAAAGCTCTCTCGTCTCCGCCGACGCCGCCGCTGTAGCAACCCAGTTGGCGACCTCCGAGACCCAATACCAGGCCCTCCTCAGCACCGCCGGCAGTCTCCAGAAACACAACCTCTTCGATTACCTGCAGTAAACTGCGCTTCTCACGTTCTGCATTCGAAGGGCCAGAAAGCTGGCACAAACGAAAGAGGCGGCCCGAAGGCCGCCGCTCCAGAGACCAATCGTAATCCGCTACCTGACCACACTCTGGAAAAGCGGTGAGGTCAGCAGACTGGCAAACTGGCTATCCGACGAAGAGTACGAGACCGTCATCGTCCCCGAGTTCGAATCGATCGTCGTATCATCCAAGGCCGTCTTCTCGAGCGGACTTCCCTGCGTCTTCTTCAACAGGGAGACGCCCTTCAGCAGCGTCGCTGCCGTAGCCGCCGTGATCGTGTCCGACATCACCACCGCCAGATCGAACTTCACGCCGTTCTGAAAGTCCATGGTGTACCGGGAGCTCTTCATCCTCTCGCGAACCGTATCGTAATCGGCGAGCTGTGCCGCATCGCCGAGCACACTACGCATCATCGTCTGCGTACCCTTCTGGTCGAGCAGGCTCCAGACAGCGCGCTGGTCGACGGTAATCATCTCGTTGACCATATCGCCGTTGGAAAGGAAGTTCGGCGTCAGGCCGTCGCGCGCGTCCAGCGCGGCCTTCACGGCATCGCGGTCGCCGAAGACCATCGTCGTCTGGTTCAGAAACGCCACGCTCATGCCGTTCGAGCCCATCGGATAGATGCTGTTATTGCGCAGCATCACCGCCTTGGTCTTGCTCTTGGCGAAGTTCGCCATGATCTCGCGCGTGTGGAACTGTCCCTGCGCGATCCCGACCGTGCGGTTTCCCTGCCCGCCTTCGCGGAACGACGCAAACGCCAGCGCGTCGGTGTCCTGATCGACCTTCAGGCCCGAGCTCTTCAAGGCCGTCTCCAGCCGCTTCAACTCAGGCGGCAGAACGCGGTCCTTCAGGCTCATCGCCGCCGATGAGTTCTGCATCGCCCTGTAGTCGACGACGATGATCTGTTGGACATCGTGCGGAATGGATGCTTTGGCGTCGCTCGAAAGCTGCGCTGCCTGTGTCAGGGTGGCCGAAACCGCAAGCGCGGCAATGGGGAGGAACGATTTGGAAAAACGCACTGGACAACTCCTTCGCCGCAAGGCGGCAAGCCCTTCTATTTTTTCGTGAAACACCGCAACAGACAAGTGCCCCTATCTGCCACTTTGGACGTAGGCCGCGTCGGAACGTTGGCGTCGCAAAGCCCCGATAGCGAACCTCTTAGACGCCCCGCGCCTGCTCGGCCCAGTTCAGCGGCCGTTCGAGCCGCCGTTCCAGCACCTTGAGGTCCGGATCGAAGTTTGGGATGCGCGTGATCCACTCAGCGTCCGGTTCATACGCATCCTGCGGGATAAGGCCGATCAGCTCGCTGTCCTCCAAGTCGGCGCCGTGGCGCTGGGCAAGCTCCAGCAGCCTCGCATAGACCTTCCGCATCGGCGTCGTGCGATGGTCGGTAATGTTCATCGTGACCTGCGCCCTGCCTCCGGCAAGCACGCCCAGCGCCTTGACCCCATGCAGACCGCCATTCGAGGCACGAATGTCACGCGCAATCGCCCGGGCTTGAGTCACATCCGGCTGGCGAAGGTAAACGTTGTAGGCAATCAGAAAGCTCCGCGCACCCACCACCGATGCCCCCGCGGTTTCATGCAGCTCCGGCCCGCCGATGTCCGGACGGCGCGAGGCGTCCCGCTGCACCGCATCACGCAGTCCTTCAAACTGTCCCTTGCGAACGTCCTCAAGTTGCACCCGGTCCGGACGGGCTGCCGCAGCCCCGTAGAAGTACACCGGAACACCATACCGCCGCCAGATCAGCAGCCCAGCCTGCCGCGCGAGCACCGCGCAGTCCGCCAGCGAGGCTCCGCTGACCGGGATGAAGGGGATCACGTCCGCAGCGCCGATACGGGGGTGGACTCCATTCTGTTGCGTTAGATCAATCAACTCCGCGGCCTTGCCCGCAGCGCGAACCGCAGATTCAACAACGGCCTCAGGCGAACCCGCAATCGTGACGACCGAGCGGTTGTGCGCCGTATCGAGCGACCAGTCTAGAAGGCGTACACCCTCCACCTCCATGGACGCGACAATTCGCCTTACCTTGCTGGACTCTGTGCCCTCGGAAAAGTTTGGAACGCATTCGATGATTGCTTCTGGGTTCACTTCTCTATTTCCACCATGTGTAGCCGACTGTGAATTGTACGCTCGCGTTGACACCGGGGTTCTTGTCGCCGATCGACGCGCTGGAGATGTGCACAGCATTGGCGCCGAAGTCAATAGAACGGCGCGGGCGGACGAAGTAGTGAAGCCCCACGCCAAACTGCGGAGTGAAGTTCCAGACGCTGGTATTGGCGCTGGGGCCGTCGTTGAAAGTGGTGTAAGGAGGGCCACCAACCGGAGGATACTTATGATTCGTCCAGATCACACCGCCTCCTCCCTGCGCCCACGGTACAAGACGTCGCGAGCTCGAGAAGTTCCACCGCAAAAGGATGGGAGTGATGGAGACGCCGGTATAGGTTCCACCTACGGTGTAGGGAGCCGAGCAACTGGTGTTCGTGGTACAGAGCTTGCGCTGGAAGCGAGGAGTGTAGGACTGCCAGAAGGGAAACACCTCGACGGCGTATTCAAAGTTTCCATGCAGGAGGCCTGGGCCTACATTGGAGGTCAGTACCTTGCCCGCATGCCCGCCCAGCATCAGGAACTTGAAATCGTTGCGGTCGCCGGTGCCAAAGCCGCCCTGAACAATGCCCCCAACCTCAAGTGGTCTGCGTGCTGACGTATCGCTGAGCGGATTAACGGCAGCCGGAGTAGCCTGTGCGACAGCCGGAAGAACTGAGACCGCTAAAGCTAGAGCCAATATGCAGAGTTTTCCAACCAGTCGAATTGAGTGCGTCAAATGAGGCTCCCGCTTTAAGATGAGTGGCAGAAGAAAGGCCGCCAAAGCGGCGGCCTCGGTGAAGAAAAGACCGTTCTGACTTAGCTTGCGACAGCAGCTTCGTCCATGTCGAAGTTCGAGTAGACATTTTGCGTGTCGTCGAGGTCCTCGATCGCTTCAAGGAGGCGAATCATCGCATTGGCCTGAGCGCCCTCAAGCTTCGTGTAGCTCGAAGCGATCTTGGTGACCTCCGCGTGCTCGGGAGCGATCTTCGCGGCCTTGAGGGCCTCGGTGACGGCCTCGAAGTCCTTGGGATCCGTGAGGACCTCCCAGTTTTCGCCCTCATCGCTAAGGTCTTCGGCGCCCGCTTCGAGGACGATCTCCGTGAGCCTCTCCTCGCTGGCAGCCGACTTCGCGATCGTGATAACACCCTTCTTGGTGAACATCCACGCGACGGCGCCTTCCGCTCCCAGATTGCCGCCGTTTTTTGAGAACGCGTGACGAATCTCACTGACGGCGCGGTTCTTGTTGTCGGTAAGCACGTCGACGATGACTGCCACTCCGCCCGGGCCGTAGCCCTCGTAGGTGATCTCCTCATAGGAGACGCCCTCAAGTTCGCCAGTGCCACGCTGGATGGCGCGCTTGATGTTGTCGGCGGGCATGTTCTCTGCTTTGGCCGCGGCGATAGCGGTACGCAGGCGCGGGTTGCCATCGGGATCACCACCACCCTGCTTGGCGGCAATAGTGATTTCCTTGATCAGGCGGGTGAAGATCTTGCCACGTTTGGCGTCAAGCGCGCCCTTCTTGTGCTTGATTGTGGCCCATTTTGAGTGGCCTGACATGAACGACCTCTTGGGTGATTTAGCGCGGGTTTACGGGATTCACCGAACCTCATGCGACCTTGTGATTTTACCACGCGGTGAGACTAAAGAACCTCGGGTGAGAGGAGATCGCGAATGGTCTCGCGGCGGCGGATCAACCTGACGGAAGAGCCGTCGACGAGGACCTCTGCCGGGCGAGGACGGCTGTTGTAGTTCGAGGTGAGCGTCATTCCGTAGGCCCCCGCGTCAAGAATCAGAACAAGATCCCCTTGCTTCACCGCGGGCAGATTGCGGTCCCGAGCAAAGAAGTCGCCAGACTCGCAGACTGGGCCGACGACGTCAGCCGTCAGCTCGCTCTTCCCTGCTGGCTCCTTCACGGGGACGATCTCGTGGTGTGCATGGTACAGCGCAGGGCGGATGAGATCGTTCATTGCCGCGTCCGTAATGACGAAGGTCTTCGCGCCGTTCTTTTTGACTACAAGAACGCGGGTCAGCAAGGCTCCGGCCTGGGCAACGATGAACCGGCCAGGCTCGAGCAGAAGATGCGCAGCCTCGCCGCCAAGCCCCCTGTTCAGAGCGGCAGCATACTTCTGCACCTGCTGCGCAGGATGGAAGGGCGAGTCGCTGTAATCAATCCCAAGGCCACCTCCGGCATCGACGTAACGAATCTCGTGACCATCGGTACGCAGGTCGGCGATCAACGAGGTCACACGAGCCAGAGCAGCGGTGAAGGGATCGACCTTGCGGATCTGCGAGCCGATATGAACGCTCACGCCAGCAGGATCGAGCCACTTGGACCGCGCTGCCCTGTGGTACATTGCGCGGGCAATTTTGATGTCGATGCCAAACTTGTGTTCCCGCAGGCCGGTCGAGATATAGGGGTGAGTCTCGGCAAAGACGTCCGGGTTGACGCGAAGAGCGAAGCGGGCTCGAACCTTGAGCGCCTGCGCTCGGGATGCGAGCAACTCCAGCTCAGTTTCTGACTCGACATTGAACAGCAGGATGCCCGCCTTGAGTGCGGCATCAATCTCCCACGGCTGCTTGCCCACGCCTGAGAAGACAACCTTCCTAAGGGCAGGCTTGTGCGCCCGGCCAACACGCTCCAGTTCGCCCCCCGAAACAATATCGAAGCCAGCGCCTTGCCGCGCTAGCAGGCGAAGGATCGCCAGCGACGAATTCGCCTTGACTGCGTAGCAGACAGTATGGGGCCGGTCGGAGAAGGCCTGCTCGAAGAGCTGAAAGCGGTGCGAGATCTGCTCCGCCGAGTAGACATAGAGCGGAGTACCGTGTTGCTCAGCGAGGTCGGCTAAGCTAACCCCATCGCAGAACAGCCTGCGGCGGCGATAGGTAAATGGGCGTGCGACGTCTTGGAATGTGGGTGTCTTCTTGGTCAAAACTCAGATGCTCTTCGTAGGGATTGCGTAAGGTTCTTCGGGAATGATGACCCAGGCGGCG
The Edaphobacter bradus genome window above contains:
- the flgL gene encoding flagellar hook-associated protein FlgL; translated protein: MRADPHYQNLTWAIDRATSNTQSLTSELSSGLRVSSLSDDPLAAAQSSQLSSAISRDDTFVQTASTESSIMQATDSTLAEVVSQLTSAVSLSVSATNGTNNAANLSTLAQQLTAVRDQVLSLANTSYQGTYLFGGSQNATAPFTLDTSTQPATVTYNGDTNLNHIETPSGQRLQTNLPGSSIFGSGSSGVFGAINQIIADLATGASASTLSTDSSALTTALGHVSTQRSVLDSSLSQLQSVSTYTQTQEAQLKVQQSSLVSADAAAVATQLATSETQYQALLSTAGSLQKHNLFDYLQ
- the ftcD gene encoding glutamate formimidoyltransferase, translating into MNPEAIIECVPNFSEGTESSKVRRIVASMEVEGVRLLDWSLDTAHNRSVVTIAGSPEAVVESAVRAAGKAAELIDLTQQNGVHPRIGAADVIPFIPVSGASLADCAVLARQAGLLIWRRYGVPVYFYGAAAARPDRVQLEDVRKGQFEGLRDAVQRDASRRPDIGGPELHETAGASVVGARSFLIAYNVYLRQPDVTQARAIARDIRASNGGLHGVKALGVLAGGRAQVTMNITDHRTTPMRKVYARLLELAQRHGADLEDSELIGLIPQDAYEPDAEWITRIPNFDPDLKVLERRLERPLNWAEQARGV
- a CDS encoding acyloxyacyl hydrolase, which codes for MALALAVSVLPAVAQATPAAVNPLSDTSARRPLEVGGIVQGGFGTGDRNDFKFLMLGGHAGKVLTSNVGPGLLHGNFEYAVEVFPFWQSYTPRFQRKLCTTNTSCSAPYTVGGTYTGVSITPILLRWNFSSSRRLVPWAQGGGGVIWTNHKYPPVGGPPYTTFNDGPSANTSVWNFTPQFGVGLHYFVRPRRSIDFGANAVHISSASIGDKNPGVNASVQFTVGYTWWK
- a CDS encoding YebC/PmpR family DNA-binding transcriptional regulator: MSGHSKWATIKHKKGALDAKRGKIFTRLIKEITIAAKQGGGDPDGNPRLRTAIAAAKAENMPADNIKRAIQRGTGELEGVSYEEITYEGYGPGGVAVIVDVLTDNKNRAVSEIRHAFSKNGGNLGAEGAVAWMFTKKGVITIAKSAASEERLTEIVLEAGAEDLSDEGENWEVLTDPKDFEAVTEALKAAKIAPEHAEVTKIASSYTKLEGAQANAMIRLLEAIEDLDDTQNVYSNFDMDEAAVAS
- the lysA gene encoding diaminopimelate decarboxylase — protein: MTKKTPTFQDVARPFTYRRRRLFCDGVSLADLAEQHGTPLYVYSAEQISHRFQLFEQAFSDRPHTVCYAVKANSSLAILRLLARQGAGFDIVSGGELERVGRAHKPALRKVVFSGVGKQPWEIDAALKAGILLFNVESETELELLASRAQALKVRARFALRVNPDVFAETHPYISTGLREHKFGIDIKIARAMYHRAARSKWLDPAGVSVHIGSQIRKVDPFTAALARVTSLIADLRTDGHEIRYVDAGGGLGIDYSDSPFHPAQQVQKYAAALNRGLGGEAAHLLLEPGRFIVAQAGALLTRVLVVKKNGAKTFVITDAAMNDLIRPALYHAHHEIVPVKEPAGKSELTADVVGPVCESGDFFARDRNLPAVKQGDLVLILDAGAYGMTLTSNYNSRPRPAEVLVDGSSVRLIRRRETIRDLLSPEVL